ctaagggttttttttatatcaatttctcattcactcattatttattttaattatgttaatttttcatgttaaagagTTTATTTTGGAGaataaatcctaaaaaaaaattatacccaAAAGTAAGTGGTCTCCACTTATAATTTGATCTCAAATGTGCCTATtaaccatgttttaaaaaaaaatttccaacaaTCCCTTAcatgaatgaaaattatttGACCAATATAAAAGACTCAAAGATCTATAAGATACTGATTTAGTGGGTCATTACATCAAGATAAGTAGCTTTTAGCTTTGAATCTTTCTTATTGACATACTATCGGATCTACTCAGCTAAATAGTGAACGCGATGTCTTAAACTATCAGCCTTTTATGTAAaccaatataataatattcacATAGTTGTCTACCTAGAGATTTCATTTGATTCTCactattatgtttattttggcCATGAACATCTTCTAAATTCATGAGTGCTTTAGTGAATTCAGTCTTTTTTGAAActctaaaaaacaatcatatttcTCACTCATATAGGTGAGtttccaataaaaatattatacgaTACTCTACTTGATATACTAAGATatgaaaattattaagaacataaCTCACCCTTTATGACATTACAACTAGCATCTTCTTTCATTATATGAATAAGTAGGAAATCATAATTTTTGAATGATATTGAAAATGttatatgacttagttttttatttgaacatagaTCTTAAGATCTCTAGTCAACTAggtataattattatcaatacactcttttatttttaaaggctTTAAGCCCATTATCCTtgatgaattatatataaacgCTCTCAACTAACATTTGGTTAGTAGGTCCATGATGTTTTTCTCTAACTTTACAtagtcaatgaaaataattCTGTTTGAGAATAAGTGTTTGATGATATTATATCTATGACGTATATGTTTAAACTTACTATTATACACACTACTTTATGCCCTTCAAATTATAGGCTGACGATCCCAATAGATATAAATTATTGGCACTAGTTTTAGCCAACATGAAATATCCTCTAAGAAATTTCAAAGTCACTCGTCTTTCTCTCCAGCTTTATTAAGAGTAATAAACTTTGATTTCATAAACGATCTTGTAATACACATttgcttaaaatattttcatgatatAGTTGATCCATTATATGTGAAGACATATCCATTagtggattttaatttttagtattgaATATCCAATTTGCATCACTATATCCTTCAAGTATCGTTGAGTAATCAATATAATGTAATTCATAATCCAAGGTGTACCTTAAATATTTGAGTACCCTATTTATTGCTTTCTAATGATCCATACTCAGATTACTAGTAAATCTACTTAGTTTGCTAAACGAGTATGCAATATCAGGTACTGTTTAGTTTCTAACGTACATCCAGCTCCTAATTATTCAAGAATATTGCAACCGGTTTATTTCCTTACCTTTAATTTTTAGACTTATATACACTCATGTCCATTGGTGTTTTCATATTACTATTGTTACCTTTACAAAATTTATCTAGAACTATCTCAATAAAGTGATTGGTACAATACCAATTCATTAAGCTTCTTGGTAATTTTTGTTCCCAATATGACATCTACAACACTTAATTATTTCATGACAATCTTATTGGTTCATATTTTCGTAGTACACTTGATCATACAAttattattgttcaaaataaGCATATCATTCACATAAAAACATACAATAACATaacatttatatatgtttttcacataaatacatttatcaactttattgattttaaacttATTTGATAACAtgatctttttgaatttttcatgcCATTCGTTAGATGtatttttcaaaccatataatgaTTTGACAAACTCACAAACTTTTAGTTATTATTCATTAACAACAAACCCTTCAAGTTGttccatgtaatttttttttattaaggttaCCATTTAATAAAGTTGATCTTACATCTATTTGATGTATCTTAAGCTTGTTAAAAGAGGTCATGACTATCAACATTCATATAAAAGTTATTCTTGACATAGACGAATATGAGTTAAAATACTCCACATCTTCTTATTGCTTGAATTATTAAACCACAAATcttatttgtatttgttaatagtgtcattagtttttatcttcattttgaaGATCCACTTATAGTCTAATGACTTACTTCCAAGTGGAAGATTCATTATTTCTCATGTATGATTGTTCataatagattttatttcaCTACTAACTGTGATATCGTTCAGCCTTATAATACGacccaagcaaggtcagatttggattttgacgtaaaatttTCTACCATCTAATTTTACGCTATTTAGCATAACGCCGAATTCAATTGTTGGATCGAGGTGAAACTTTAAGATTCTAGaggtatttttctatatttaggGTAAAGTTTCAGATGAATCGGAGTTTGGAAaggacttgcgatataggtcagaataacctgtatgaattttattatttactttcttttgacatgtgaactttctatttggcaaagatcctttttctaaaaagatgtgacaacttgttttggaaattttctagttccacaagaatctttaatgagcttaaacatatttttcaagagtgacaacgattcattaatgttctaGAATCCttttttataaggattccttattcatcttAGCTACATAAGAAAAGAAGGGCTGatattatttaatgacaaattaattatttttattattttctttcatgtttgagcttagtttaaactttgttttgagttaggatccaagacttgtttggatcaTATTATGTGccttttagtttagggtttttgggtcaattttgtATGTGGGTCAATTCAACCCACaatggtagatccattagggttaatttttaagaactatttaaacacatgtaacctaaattttggcaaccattgatgaatattacttctaaatttttcagttttaacgtgtgagagtgattcttgcattcttcaattcttgaatgaattgaatctgacttattgaagattaactggtttcgtggcgtcattctacttcatttcaatagtgttggtgccttggaaCAGGTTTTCATTatatcacactcctatcagatctTTTTcagctttccgggatcagatctcaatcttgattgtgggttgtgtgactacgtgatcacaaggttcgcaTCAAAGTATCTTTTTCCAATAGAAAGTTTCCAAACAGGACATTTCTCTATAGTAAGTTTGAGGTTCATTTTCTAAGAAGTATGTTAGAAAATGATGaccaaatattttgattatttttgttcttttactcCTTATAAGCTCAACTTCATCATCTTTCGATTAACGATGACTGCTTAAGCTAGcctcaatcatttttttaagtaaatgattttcttgtatttttttaaatgaaaacacattttcaaagaaTATAACATTCCTTGATTCTATAATagtattaaaatgaatattctCAATACTTGacttatatataagaaattgaTATGCACTACTATTGTAAAcatattcaataaaaacaaaatctatagTTTTAGGTCTCATCTTGACATTTTTGGGATTAGGTACTACCAACTTTGCAAGGCACCCCTAGAATCTAAGGTATTTATAGGAAGGTCATCTAGCTTTCTACAATTCATATAATGTTTTCTCTAGCTTTTTATAGGGTTGTTAAGCATATAATTGACAATTAAAATCATCCCTACAAGTTCTAAGGTACTCCTGAACTTATAAACATAACattcattatttcttttaatgttcAGTTTTTACATTCCGCAATGTCATTTTGTTGAGGTAAATAAGAAGCAGTAATTTTGTGGATATTACTATTTTGCAAACATAATTtactaaaaagtattttatattcttCATCTCTATCActttttattgtctttattttcttaccaaattgattttcaactttatttttataatatttaaatatttcaagaattttatCTTTGCTTTTAAACAAATATGTATACCAATATCTTGTGCAATTATAcatataaaagtaatataatactttttttcaCCTCTAGTttgcataaattttaaatcaacaatATCTAAGtgaattagattaaaaaaaatattgtcaagcCCATGTTTAGTTCGGTgtagtttcaatattttttaaaataaaaaaaatttaaatcaactttgttttaaataattttttcttttaaaaaaattaaatgaggtTTTTACTGGGTCAGCACTACGATGATTCACTGGACTTTTCCCCACGGCAGCGCACTGGCTGACTAGTAAAGtactatttttttagtcttCAGGAACTCTGGAAGTTGTAAGATTTTTAGTTTCCATTACATGGTTTTCTTCTGCCCGCCTTGCACGGTGTTGACTGCCTCCAGCTTCTAAGGACCAGCAACTATTGCAGCAAACGTCAAAAGTTGGAATGATTTTTCCAAGCGGTTGAGTTTGACATGCGATGTGAAAGATATGGGTTATGGTAACCTTTTGGCTGAGTCATTGACCGCTTATCTCTGGTGTACGAGCTTGCCCACTCTTCATGATTTGACTTATGAGGTGAATTATCCCGAGTCATCATGCAGTACCAGGATGTAATATCTCTGCTATAAATTGAGTTAAAATGTTGTTTCTCTATGGTTTTCTGGCCTACTGATTCTGTTTTCTCAGTAACAATGGTTTCTATTGTTTTATGGTGTCTTCCATttgttctttcctttctttgttctttAGCGCAACCCCAGATAACCACTAACACAATAAACTTGGGTGCCAGCATCACTGCTGGGACTAATTCTTCGTGGCGATCACCCTCTGGTGATTTTGCTTTTGGGTTCTATCCTCTTCTTAATGGCATGTTCCTTGTTGGAATCTGGTTTGACAAAATCCCAGAAAGAACACTAGTTTGGTCAGCGAACCGTGATGATCCAGCTCGAACTGGATCAACCATCAATTTCACACTCGATGGCCAGCTTGTTCTTACACACTCAAATGGAACTGGATACTTAATATACAATGGAACTTTCGGTGCTAGTTCTGCTCTGATGCAAAATGATGGCAATTTTGTTGTAAAAACCAATTCTTCCGAAGTTATCTGGCAAAGCTTTGATTCTCCAACAAACACCATTTTATTAGGCCAGGTCCTAGTAATGGGCAAAAAACTCTACTCTAATGCAAATGGAACAGTTGACTACTCGACTGGGCAGTACATGTTAGAGCTTCAAATGGATGGTAATGTTGTTATGTCTGCATACAAGTTCGCTGATCCTGGTTACTGGTTCACTTTGACAGAAGGAAACCAAAATGTGAGCCTGATTTTCAACCAGAGTACAGCTTTTATGTATGTTGTGAATCACACTTCAATTACGTATCGTATGACAAGTCAAGTTCCCACTCCGATTGGAGATTACTATCACCGAGCAACGATCAATGACCATGGAAATCTTCAACAGTTTGTTTACCACAAAGAAAATGGAAGCGGGTGGACCGTTGTGTGGGAGCCAGAGAGTATTAAAGCTGAACCTTGCATACCGTTTAATATCTGTGGAGTTTATGGCTTCTGCACTTCGATTGATAACACAACAATCAACTGTGATTGTTTGCCTGGCTACTCACCATGGGATCCAAGCATTCCCTCAAAAGGATGCTATCCTGATACGGTGATAGATTTCTGTGCTCCGAATTCTTCGGCTTCAAATTTCACTCTTGAAGAGATAGATAATGCTGATTTTCCAAACGGTGCATTTGCAGATATGGCCAGAGTCACACCAGCCGATGTAGAAGAATGCAGGAAGGCGATAATGGACGACTGTTTTGCTGTGGCTGGCGTCTTGGTCGAGTCTGTGTGTTACAAGAAGAGAACGCCTTTGCTTAATGCTAGAAGGAGCATCCCTTCTACTAATAATATAGTGGCGTTTATAAAAATTCCCAAGGCAAACAACAACAATCAAATTCAAGACAAAGATGATGATTCTCCTTCTTGGATTGCTCTTCTAGCAGGCTTATTATTATGTTCAATAATGACGTTACTCTTTGCCACCATTTCCATTTATCATCACCCTCTTGCTCAGCCTTACATTAGTAAAAAGCAGCTCCCAGTGCCAAAGCCTGTAGAGATCAATTTGAAGGCATTTTCATTCCAGGAATTGCTTCAAGCAACGAATGGTTTAAGGAACAAACTTGGGAGAGGTGCTTTCGGAACTGTCTATAGTGGGGTGTTAACCTTGGAGGCTGAAGAGGTTGAGATTGCTGTCAAGAAGCTTGAAAAGGTCATTGAACAAGGTGAGAAGGAATTCTTAACAGAAGTCCAAGTAATTGGACTAACTCACCACAAGAATCTTGTAAGGCTGGTGGGTTTTTGTAATGAGAAAAATCACCGGCTTTTAGTTTATGAGCTAGTGAAGAATGGTACGTTATCGGATTTTCTGTTTGGAGAGGAGAGGAGGCCCAGTTGGGATCAAAGGGCTGAAACTGTGTATGGAATTGCAAGAGGTTTACTGTACTTGCATGAAGAGTGTGAGACGCAGATCATTCATTGTGACATAAAGCCGCAAAATGTTCttcttgacaaaaattacaCAGCCAAGATAGCTGATTTTGGCCTAGCAAAGCTCTTGAAAAAAGACCAGACTCGAACGAGCACCAAAGTTAGAGGAACAATGGGATACATGGCACCTGAATGGCTAAAAAATGCTCCTGTGACTACCAAAGTTGATGTTTACAGCTTTGGGGTCGTGTTGCTGGAGATTATTTTTTGTAGAAAGCACATAGAGTTGCATCAAGTTAATGAATCAACAGAGGATAACGAGATGATTCTAATTGACTGGGTTCTATGCAATGTGAGAGCTGGTAACTTACACGCCATTGTCAGCCATGATTCTGAAGTCCTGGAAGATTTTTGCAGGTTTGAAAGAATGGTCTTGGTGGGTTTATGGTGCATATGTCCTAACCCAACTCTTCGACCATCAATGAACAAGGTTACACAGATGCTGGAAGGAACTAGTGAAGTTGATGATCCCCCTTTGATCGATGCACAGATTTTTTAAACAAGATTATCGTTATGTCTGTTTCATGATTTCGGTATTGTATTGAAATTATAAGGTGGCGCAATCCACaccatgctttgttttttattggttttggaAGCTTGTTTAAGATCATAATAGTTTGGAGCCCTTAGCTCAGTGATTCCATTATTCGGAAGACATCTAGTTTTCTTCCACTATCTGGTTGAGGCAACTAGCCTTCCTGGTTTTCCTTCCTTTAGctcagctgctgctgctgtgttATTTCGCAGTTTCTCTTTTGAGCTTTGTACGGTGATGGCTTTGTTATCTCTATTTATGAGGAGGTAGTTTGTTGGGATCGATTATGcctcttaatttctttctttgatggATGGATCTTGTGCTGTATTTTTGCAAGGTTAGCTAGTTTAGACTTGGGTTCTGCTACTTCCATCTCCTTGCTGGAGGTTCTGTCTTGGTCATGCTCTGCGTTATTTCTGCTGTAATCCTCATCtttcttcattaaaatttatttatgatcctattcataaaaaaaaaaacaagcaaaaagaaTAGCCTTCTTGTGAGCCTTCACTGCCTCAATTGTTGAAACAAAAATTCCAGTCCAATAATCTTTTGTGATTTGATCTATGATGCATTGCGTAAACTTTGGTTAGCACGTCAACATGATAGAACAAGTCCACGTAATAATTTTCCTCAAACAGGTGATTACACAGCTACGGTCATGCCAAAGTAGGGTTCCAGGAGAGAATTTCTTCTTCTAACAAGTCAGTCATAACAAAATTtcgttaataattttattacttgCACTGGGTTTATGTAAAACAGGCGATTACGCAACTAAAGTTCCTATTCTTCAATTTGCTGCCCaatcctgcaaaaaaaaaaaaaaaataccagaaGTCAATTATGAAACCTTAATTTAGGGTGCGTTTGGTGGAATCTATGCGTTTGGTGTTCTTGTAGGGCTCAATAGAAAACACAGTAAGAACATGCAATAAAGGAAAAGTCTTCTTTTGATCCTTGACTAACTAAATTCATGAAAGGAAAATTCCAATAAACTTTTGACAGAATGCCGACACGGCTATACATTAATTTCCTTCGTAATGATAAATCACTATCAGTCCAGTTTTCAGTTCATGGACCAGCAGGTCAAGAAAACTAAGATTCCACAGCTTTCCCTTAAATTCCACAAGCTACATTCAACCTCCATATATGTTCATTGCTTTCAATCACATAAAACTGTGGTTCATGAACCTCAAggtcaagaaaactaaaattccACAACTTTCCCTTAAATTCCAAGCGCTACATTAAATGCGAAGTCGGTAGAAACTAAGCAAGAAACGGATTTATGatgaaagagtttttttttaggaaaataaatattatttattttcattttttctatccttttctAATTGAAGagtatttttgttagtttttttttcttatttagaattattaaagttttctattttttttctatataaaagattgcaataaatttttgaaagagaaaagataaatgagtaaaaattaaatattttggttGATCCTAGTACTTATGGTGTTTGTTgtccttaaaaataattttgatttataacaaattttttatctCGTGCTTGTATAGGAGAAGATGAGAAGATTCTCTCTcgttaaaaaaacatctaagaattaacatattgtttttatctatgttaatttttttcttttgaaatcctAGTAATAATATCTATAATGAGTCGATTTGCACAAAAACATTGTGTTAGAGAACAATGATGTGGTAACTTCACATAAAAGTATTGTATATATTAAGGATCCAAGTGAGCCGTACAAAGATGTTATGGATTTAGAATGGGATAATCCacatataaaaaagatgtttttgatgtaaaaattaaaattttaaaatgaaaattgaatcggggataaattttttttaatttgagtagacctatgagtttttttttcaggaaaatagatattttttaatttatttttttctataaaggtttttttaattttttttatataaaagattataataaatttttgacaaagaaagataaaagatgaataaaaatgaaatattttagttttctctGGGTAAATTTCAAAGAATGGCATGAGCATAACTATTCAACGATGTTCATTGCTATCAATCACATAAAACCGCGGTTCAGTTGCTAGCTCTTTGTACTAAGATTGTTTTCCCCTCAATTCCTAACAACTTGGCAATGACTATCCAGAAAatacttccttttcttctactgCAGTTCCTGTACTTCCATGAATTGCATGCTCAGATACCTCCCAACATAAGCTTGGGTTCTAGCATCAAGGCTGGATCTGGTAATTCTTGGCGATCACTTTCTGATGAATTTGCGTTCGGGTTCTACTCTCTGCCCAACAATCTTTACCTTGTTGGAATTTGGTTTAACAAGATCCCTGAAAAAACACTAGTCTGGTCAGCTAATCGTGACTCTCCGGCAGCTGCCGGATCCACAGTCAGACTCACGTTTGACGGCCAGCTTACGCTCACACATCTCAATGGTAGTATTCAATCAATATACAGGGGGAGAAGAGCAGGTTTAGGCTTCATGCTAAATGATGGCAACTTTGTCTTGAGAGATGACAGTTCAAGTGTCATCTGGCAGAGTTTTAATTCACCAACAGACACAATCTTACCAGGTCAAGTTCTTAGTGATGACCAAAAGCTCTATTCCAATGCGAATGGAACTGTTGATTACTCCACTGGGAATTTCATGTTGCAGATGCAATTTGATGGAAACCTTGTGCTCTCTGCCTATCACTTCTCTGATCCTGGTTATTGGTACACTGGAACTGTACGAAACAATGTTAGTTTGGTGTTCAGTAATCATACTTTTTTCATGTACCTTGTCAACAGTACTGGTGATAATATCTACCCTTTAACAAGAAATGTCTCAACCCCCGTTGGAGACTACTATCACCGAGCAACAATTAATGATCATGGTGATTTCCAACAATTCGCTTACCATAAATCAAATAGCAGTGGATGGACAAGAGTGTGGAGGGCGATCGACGAGCCTTGCGTGGTGAATGCTATATGTGGTGTCTATGGTATGTGTTTTTCTCTGAATAATGAGACAGCAACATGTAAGTGCATACCAGGTTACATTCCATTGGACCCTAATCACGTGTCCAAAGGGTGTCGCCCAGAGACCGTGGTGAACTACTGTGCCGACCCTTCAATGAGAAATTTCACAATTAATGTGATTGATGATGCAGACTTCCCATTTGAGAGCGATGCAGACTTGGCTCGAGTGAAGAATGTCGATCTGGAGGGATGCAAAAAAGCTCTTATGGATGATTGTTACAGCTTGTCTGCTTCCTTGGTGGATTCTAGATGTATCAAGAAAAGGATGCCTTTACTAAATGCGAGAAAGAGTTTTTCTACTAAAGGACGCCAAGCGCTGGTGAAGGTGCCGATGAAAAGCAATCCTGGCATTCAAgaacataaaaagaataatgattttgACACTCGGGTTTTTCTAAAGATTAGCCTTATAGTTACAGCCACGCTTGCTTTCTGTTTTGGAGTTTCTGCCATCTATTACCATCCTGCTCCTCGAAGATTTATCAAAAGGAAACGCTATTCAAATGCTAATTCCATTGGCATAAACTTTCAGGAGTTCAAGTACCTGGAACTACAGAAGGCCACAAATGGATTCAGCAAGACCCTGGGTAGAGGATCTTCTGCTAAAGTTTACAGTGGGATTCTAAGCATGAAGGACATACAGATTGATATTGCTGTAAAAGTGCTGACGAAATCGATTGAAAAAGGCGAGAAGGAATTCATGACAGAGCTCAAAATAATAGGCCGGACATACCACAAGAATTTGGTAAGACTGTTGGGCTTTTGTGTTGAGAACGATCAACAGCTTCTGGTCTATGAGTTAATGGCAAATGGCTCGCTTGCCAATCTTCTATTCGGGAAGGGATCAGAAAGACCTAACTGGGTTCGGAGGGCAGAAATGGTGCTTGAAATAGCTAGAGGATTGCTCTACTTGCATGACGAATGCGAGGCACAGATTATCCATTGTGACATCAAGCCTGAGAATGTACTGATTGATAACAATTACACTGCTAAGCTTGCAGATTTTGGCCTTTCCAAGCTTCTGAATAAAGATCAAACTAGAACAGACACAAATTTAAGAGGCACAGTGGGGTATCTGGCACCAGAATGGATAAGGAATGAACGAGTGACATCCAAAGTAGATGTTTACAGCTTTGGTGTGATGTTACTTGAAATTCTATGTTGCAGAAGGCATATAGAACCGAGCCGGGTTGAGGAAGAGAGTGAAGAGGATGATCTTGTTCTCTCGGACTGGGTTATAAGTTGCATGGCCGCCGGGAAGCTAGGGACGGTGGTAGGACATGACCCTGAAGTATTAAGTGATTTCAAGAGATTCGAGAGAATGACCTTAGTGGGTTTATGGTGCATTCATCCTGATGCAATGTCCAGACCTTCTATGAAAAAGGTAACACAGATGTTAGAGGGAACCTCGGAAATCGGAATCCCGCCTTCACTTTCCGATCAAATGTCAGTGAGTAATTAAACTTACTAGTAGTTGTTAAGAGAGTAATGTTGTCTTAAGAATGTATGATATGGCTCAATCTCATGATTAATAAGCTAGTTCTGAGCACGATTTCTTACAATAGAAATGCAAATGTAACGGGAGAATGTATTCTAATAATTTCCAAATTTATCACTAATAGAGTCTGAAAGGCATCTATCTCTTCTTCTACACTCGGTGAATGAAATCACGAAGCAATTTatcattagtaaaaaaaaattctttgatcAACGTGGCATGAGACATATCAGTGAATTAtcagatataaaaagaataaattagaaaaaaaaattctctacctagttttgataattaaaaatcttaatgaaTCTTTAGAAATTCTAGATAAAAAACTGATTGtgtaataaaaagataataattatccTATATATCGTATTTAAGATAAACTGTTTCGTATAGTATTTATATTCTAAGAGTTTACccaaactaataaataaaaatttgttattaaaaataaaatactagaaAGACCTAAAGTACTAATTTTGGACAAGAGGCTTCAAAACAAGATACAatcctattttttaaataaaagccaTGGTTTTGAAGGAATAGTGAGCAATTGGTTGGCATAAACTTCTTCaagtttatattaattaaaatgggTTTAAAGGCCATTACTCATAA
This window of the Populus trichocarpa isolate Nisqually-1 chromosome 13, P.trichocarpa_v4.1, whole genome shotgun sequence genome carries:
- the LOC7482357 gene encoding G-type lectin S-receptor-like serine/threonine-protein kinase LECRK4: MVFWPTDSVFSVTMVSIVLWCLPFVLSFLCSLAQPQITTNTINLGASITAGTNSSWRSPSGDFAFGFYPLLNGMFLVGIWFDKIPERTLVWSANRDDPARTGSTINFTLDGQLVLTHSNGTGYLIYNGTFGASSALMQNDGNFVVKTNSSEVIWQSFDSPTNTILLGQVLVMGKKLYSNANGTVDYSTGQYMLELQMDGNVVMSAYKFADPGYWFTLTEGNQNVSLIFNQSTAFMYVVNHTSITYRMTSQVPTPIGDYYHRATINDHGNLQQFVYHKENGSGWTVVWEPESIKAEPCIPFNICGVYGFCTSIDNTTINCDCLPGYSPWDPSIPSKGCYPDTVIDFCAPNSSASNFTLEEIDNADFPNGAFADMARVTPADVEECRKAIMDDCFAVAGVLVESVCYKKRTPLLNARRSIPSTNNIVAFIKIPKANNNNQIQDKDDDSPSWIALLAGLLLCSIMTLLFATISIYHHPLAQPYISKKQLPVPKPVEINLKAFSFQELLQATNGLRNKLGRGAFGTVYSGVLTLEAEEVEIAVKKLEKVIEQGEKEFLTEVQVIGLTHHKNLVRLVGFCNEKNHRLLVYELVKNGTLSDFLFGEERRPSWDQRAETVYGIARGLLYLHEECETQIIHCDIKPQNVLLDKNYTAKIADFGLAKLLKKDQTRTSTKVRGTMGYMAPEWLKNAPVTTKVDVYSFGVVLLEIIFCRKHIELHQVNESTEDNEMILIDWVLCNVRAGNLHAIVSHDSEVLEDFCRFERMVLVGLWCICPNPTLRPSMNKVTQMLEGTSEVDDPPLIDAQIF
- the LOC7489679 gene encoding G-type lectin S-receptor-like serine/threonine-protein kinase LECRK3; its protein translation is MTIQKILPFLLLQFLYFHELHAQIPPNISLGSSIKAGSGNSWRSLSDEFAFGFYSLPNNLYLVGIWFNKIPEKTLVWSANRDSPAAAGSTVRLTFDGQLTLTHLNGSIQSIYRGRRAGLGFMLNDGNFVLRDDSSSVIWQSFNSPTDTILPGQVLSDDQKLYSNANGTVDYSTGNFMLQMQFDGNLVLSAYHFSDPGYWYTGTVRNNVSLVFSNHTFFMYLVNSTGDNIYPLTRNVSTPVGDYYHRATINDHGDFQQFAYHKSNSSGWTRVWRAIDEPCVVNAICGVYGMCFSLNNETATCKCIPGYIPLDPNHVSKGCRPETVVNYCADPSMRNFTINVIDDADFPFESDADLARVKNVDLEGCKKALMDDCYSLSASLVDSRCIKKRMPLLNARKSFSTKGRQALVKVPMKSNPGIQEHKKNNDFDTRVFLKISLIVTATLAFCFGVSAIYYHPAPRRFIKRKRYSNANSIGINFQEFKYLELQKATNGFSKTLGRGSSAKVYSGILSMKDIQIDIAVKVLTKSIEKGEKEFMTELKIIGRTYHKNLVRLLGFCVENDQQLLVYELMANGSLANLLFGKGSERPNWVRRAEMVLEIARGLLYLHDECEAQIIHCDIKPENVLIDNNYTAKLADFGLSKLLNKDQTRTDTNLRGTVGYLAPEWIRNERVTSKVDVYSFGVMLLEILCCRRHIEPSRVEEESEEDDLVLSDWVISCMAAGKLGTVVGHDPEVLSDFKRFERMTLVGLWCIHPDAMSRPSMKKVTQMLEGTSEIGIPPSLSDQMSVSN